The following nucleotide sequence is from Deinococcus planocerae.
GCGGCCTCGTAGACGCACCCCTGCCCCGCTTGTGGACTCCGGCTAGCTATGGAGGCCACACGGTAGGCCGTTCTCGAGAGGCTTGTCCACTTCAACCTCTTGAGAGGCGAAGTTAGATGCGTTTAGTTCTCCTCCTTCTGTTCCTCATAGGATACGACTGCACTCCTGCTTAGGATGTATGGGTCCGCAGGTACATTTAAATTAGCAGCGACTGAACCAACGCCGACGAGGCCGCATTCGCGTCGCAGCCCATTCGGCGTCCGACTGCTCCTGCCACCCCGTCCGTAGTCCAGAGACAATAAAGGGCAGGCTGAACAAGCCCAGTTGGTGCAACAAGAATGCCGCCATGAGGGCGTTGGCCAGGATCAAGACGGTGAGACCTTGCTCCTTACGTTGAACAATCGAGCGCATGGCCGATCCAGTAATCACCAGCGGAATCATGCCTACGATGGAGTCCGACAGCCAATTGCTGTCGGTGTAATGGGAAAGCGCCCCCGAGACCGTATGGTCTAGAGGCATGACGAGCGGGTCAGGGATATATCCCTGTAGGGCCGACCAGGTATGCACCACCGTGTCCCGGCCTCGATCGACGAGCACCTGCAGCGCGGGGATATGATCGCTTACGGTCAGGGCCACCACCAGAACGGACAGCGTCAGGATTTTGCGTACCGTCGCTGAGGATGTCAGGGGACGGGTACCCCACCCGGTGCGGACTTTCATAGTCTGAAGTATGGCGTTTCTCGGGCGTCGGTTCCCGTCCCCGACGGAGCAGGTCGGGGTGTGGAGCAAAGCGCCCCGCAGGGGGCACCGGGCCGAGGCGTTTTTACTCGGCGGTGTCGCCCGTGCTGCCGAGTGCCCCTTTCAGAGTGTTGGCGATTTTGAAGGCGACTTTGCGTCCAGCGGGGATCTGAATCCTCTCGCTGGTGCCGGGGCGCACGCCGGTGCGGGCAGCGGTCTCCTTCACACTCAGCGTCCCCAGACCAGGCAACCCCACGCTCTTCCCGCTCCGAATCGCCTCCACGATGACTTCCATCACCGCGTTCACGGCCTGGTCGGCCTGCTTCCTCGTCAGGCCTGCCTTGTCGGCCACCTGCTCCACCAACTGCGTCTTGGCGACCTTGCCGCCGCCCCGCCCGCCGGTCGCCTCGGGGGCAGGCGCGGATTGCTCGGCCTCAGCCGCATCCCGTTTGGGAGCCCTGGTCGCGGCGGGCTTCCTGGCCGGGGCCTTCGTCGACTTTTTCGTCATGCTGCGCATCGTGCCTGCCCGGTGGCGAAAAGGCAAGCGGACGCCAGGCCCTCCCCCATGCCAGAACGCCCGCGCGCCCAAAGGGGAGGGGTCGCCGCTTCCCTCACACGGCCGCCCACGGGCGCAGAGGCCCCTGGACAGCTTCAGGGTGGACCGCAGGGCTTTACCGAAGTTGAACACACGTTTTCTAGCATGGTCCCGATGAACCTCCTGCGCATCAACGAAAAGGCGCTGATCGGGCTGGGCCTGGTCGCCGCCGGGGTGGACCTCGCCCTGTTCCCCGTGACGTTCGGGGACGCGCTGCCCTGGGGGCTGGCCGCCGCGTGCCCGGCGGCTCTCCTGCTGCTGCGTCCGGGCCGGTCCTCCCGGAATTTCGGGTCCCAGCCCGGACCGGCCCCTCGACCCGCATGGGTCCCGGTCCCTGCCGTCGTCCCGGGCAGGCCGGTGAGGCGCTGACGTGACGACGAAGGCACGCCCACCCCGACGGGCCGCAGCGCTGCTTACGGCAGCCCTCCTGAGCACGGCGCTGGCGGGCGCCGGGCTGTGGTGGTCCACGCGGGGGGACGCCGGCACCACGGGAGGACGCCTGGGTGGGGACTTCCACGTCCTGCGGGCCCTCCCGGACGGGCGCCTGCTGTACGGCCAGCACGCGGGCGTCTCGGCGAGCCAGGACGGGGGCCGGACCTGGGGTCTTCCCGGTGGGGGCGAGGACGCGATGGCCCTCGCCGCATCCCCGCGGGCACCGGGCGTTCTCGTCATGGCCGGGCACGACGTCCTGCGGGTCAGCCGTGACGGCGGACGGACCTGGCGGGACCAGGGCTTCGGGAACCTGCCGGGCACCGACATCCACGGGTTCGCCGTGGCGCCCGACACGCCGAACGTGTGGTACGCGAACCTGGCCGGTCGAGGCCTGTACCGGACCGAGGACGGCGCGGACTGGCGCCCCGTGTCCCCGGCCCCGGCGGGCGCGATGGCCCTCGCCGCGGGTCCGGGTTCAGCGCCGCGCCTCTACGCCCTCACGCTGGAGGGCGGGCTGATGGTCTCGGACGACGGCGCGACCTGGCAACGCGCCGGTGCGGCGCCGCGGGCGGCCGGTTCGGGCCTGGACGTTCATCCGGTCAGCGGCCACGTCTACGTGGCTGGTCCCGCCGGGGTGGCACGTTCGGAGGATCAGGGGGCAAGCTGGACGAACCTGAACCTGCCGGAAGGTGCGCTGCTGGTCACGGCGGACCCGCAGGACGAGACGAGGCTGTACGCCGCGGGTGAGAGCGGCACCGTGTACCGCTCGGCGGACGGGGGACGGTCTTGGAACCGCTGAGGGTCCCCCGCTGGACGGGCCCGCTGGCACTGGGCCTGGCGTTCCTGGGGCTCGTCCTCGGGTGGCCCGCCCTGGCCCCGACCTTGCGGGAAGCTGCCGGGGACCTCTACCGCCTGAGCGGGACGCTCAATGCCGTCCTGGCCGAGCCCATCAACCGCCTGCGGGCCCAGACGGGGGCGTCGCTCCTCACGCCGTTCCTGCTGGGCCTGCTCGCCGCCACCGCCCCCTGCCAGCTCTCGACCGGCGCGGCGACCCTGGCCTACGTGGCGCGGGACGGGCACACCGGGGGGGCGTGGCCGCGCAGCCTGGCCTTCGTGCTCGCGCGCGTGCTGGTGTACCTGGGACTCGGGACCGTGGCCGTGTACGCCCTGGGCGGGGCGGTGCAGGCCCCGGGCCCGTTCTTCACGGGTGTCCGGCGGGGGATGGGGCCGTTGATGCTGCTCGTCGGCCTGGGGCTGGTCGGGGTGATCCGCCCGCGCCTTGCGGTGGGGGGCCGGCTCGCGGGGGGGTTGGAGGCCCGCGCGCGGATGTGGCGGGGAACGCTCGGCGCGTTCGCGCTGGGGCTCGCGTTCAGCCTCGCGTTCTGCCCGACGCTCTTCCTGCTGTTCTTCGGCCTGACGGTCCCGCTCGCGGTGACGGCGCCACTCGGCGCGCTCTACCCGGTCGCGTTCGCGCTGGGCATGACCCTTCCCCTGCTCGTGCTCGTCGCGTTCCTGCCGGGCGCGGGGAGTGGACGGGCGTACGTGGGCGGGCTGCGCCGCGCCTCGCGGCTGGGCACGCCCCTGGCAGGGGCAGTGTTCATCGCCGTGGGGCTGTACGACACCCTGGTGTACTGGTTGCTGTGAACCTCGACCCCGTCGGGAGGAGACCTTGAATGCGGGGCGCCACACCTCCCTCTTCGCGTGGTTGGGAGCCGTACAAGATTCGGGAGTTTTGATGCGTTGGGTAAGAAAGAACGACTGAGACGAGGCTTTTCAGCCCAGTGAGGAGGACCCGCTCCCTTACACTGAAGGTGCGTGAACCGCACCGACCGTCTGCTCGCCATCGTCCTCGAGCTGCAAGGACGCGGCCGGGCGCGCGCCGAGGACCTCGCCCGGCAGCTCGATGTGTCCAGGCGGACCATCTACCGCGACGTGCTCGCCCTGAACGAGGCCGGGGTGCCCATCGTCAGCCTCCCCGGACAGGGCTACACCCTGATGCCCGGCTATTTCCTGCCGCCGCTGCGCTTCAGCGTGGAGGAGGCCGTCATGCTCCTGCTGGGCAGCGACGTGGTGGCTCAGGCCTTCGACGCGGGCCTGGCGAGCGCCGCCGGAAGTGCCGCGCGCAAGATCGGCGCGGTGCTCGCCGAGGACGTGCGGCGGGAAGTTCAGTTCCTGCGCGACAACCTCCGGCTGGTGCAGCGGGACCCCGGCGGGGAAGCAACGCTGGCCTTGCTCCGGGTCCTGCGTCAGGCCACCCTCGAGCGGCGGACGGTCGAGTTCCGGTACCACAAGCCCCAGGCCGCGGAGGAGACGCGGCAGGTCGATCCGCACGGGCTCTTCCGCCTGAACACGGTCTGGCTCCTCGCCGCCTTCGATCACGCCCGGGCGGAGTTCCGCCACTTCCGCCTCGACCGCATCGAGGGCCTGCGGGTGCTGCCGGGGAAGTTCGAGCGGCAGCCGCACTTCAGGTTGGAAC
It contains:
- a CDS encoding helix-turn-helix transcriptional regulator, with amino-acid sequence MNRTDRLLAIVLELQGRGRARAEDLARQLDVSRRTIYRDVLALNEAGVPIVSLPGQGYTLMPGYFLPPLRFSVEEAVMLLLGSDVVAQAFDAGLASAAGSAARKIGAVLAEDVRREVQFLRDNLRLVQRDPGGEATLALLRVLRQATLERRTVEFRYHKPQAAEETRQVDPHGLFRLNTVWLLAAFDHARAEFRHFRLDRIEGLRVLPGKFERQPHFRLERDETREGRELVVRALFDPEVTRLVGQNLSYYVTRTQETPDGLLVTLHARAVEEVLPWLLSWGGRVRVLEPTFVQARLREAAQEILARHP
- a CDS encoding WD40/YVTN/BNR-like repeat-containing protein, whose product is MTTKARPPRRAAALLTAALLSTALAGAGLWWSTRGDAGTTGGRLGGDFHVLRALPDGRLLYGQHAGVSASQDGGRTWGLPGGGEDAMALAASPRAPGVLVMAGHDVLRVSRDGGRTWRDQGFGNLPGTDIHGFAVAPDTPNVWYANLAGRGLYRTEDGADWRPVSPAPAGAMALAAGPGSAPRLYALTLEGGLMVSDDGATWQRAGAAPRAAGSGLDVHPVSGHVYVAGPAGVARSEDQGASWTNLNLPEGALLVTADPQDETRLYAAGESGTVYRSADGGRSWNR
- a CDS encoding sulfite exporter TauE/SafE family protein: MEPLRVPRWTGPLALGLAFLGLVLGWPALAPTLREAAGDLYRLSGTLNAVLAEPINRLRAQTGASLLTPFLLGLLAATAPCQLSTGAATLAYVARDGHTGGAWPRSLAFVLARVLVYLGLGTVAVYALGGAVQAPGPFFTGVRRGMGPLMLLVGLGLVGVIRPRLAVGGRLAGGLEARARMWRGTLGAFALGLAFSLAFCPTLFLLFFGLTVPLAVTAPLGALYPVAFALGMTLPLLVLVAFLPGAGSGRAYVGGLRRASRLGTPLAGAVFIAVGLYDTLVYWLL
- a CDS encoding HU family DNA-binding protein; protein product: MTKKSTKAPARKPAATRAPKRDAAEAEQSAPAPEATGGRGGGKVAKTQLVEQVADKAGLTRKQADQAVNAVMEVIVEAIRSGKSVGLPGLGTLSVKETAARTGVRPGTSERIQIPAGRKVAFKIANTLKGALGSTGDTAE